One window of the Bacteroidota bacterium genome contains the following:
- a CDS encoding thioredoxin family protein yields MMLVESNMMELGTKAPDFTLPDTVSGKIVSLSELKSNIATVVVFICNHCPYVHHLNSKLGDLANDYQSKGVRFIAISSNNVATHPQDGPELMKQVAEKEAYPFPYLYDETQEIAKAYKAECTPDFFVFDGNLNCAYRGRFDETRPNIGQPTGSDLSDALDTIIAGKKVDENQHPSMGCNIKWK; encoded by the coding sequence ATTATGTTAGTAGAATCAAATATGATGGAATTAGGGACAAAAGCTCCGGATTTCACCTTGCCCGATACAGTTTCAGGAAAAATAGTATCACTATCCGAATTAAAATCGAATATTGCCACAGTTGTAGTATTTATTTGCAACCATTGCCCTTATGTGCACCATCTGAATTCAAAATTAGGAGATCTTGCAAATGATTATCAATCGAAAGGTGTACGATTCATTGCAATTAGCAGCAACAATGTTGCTACACATCCGCAAGACGGACCGGAACTCATGAAACAAGTTGCAGAAAAAGAAGCTTATCCTTTTCCGTATTTATACGATGAAACACAGGAAATCGCCAAAGCCTATAAAGCCGAATGCACACCCGATTTTTTCGTTTTCGATGGCAACTTAAATTGTGCCTACAGAGGACGATTCGATGAAACCCGTCCAAATATAGGACAACCAACAGGAAGCGATTTGTCTGATGCTTTAGACACCATCATTGCAGGGAAAAAAGTGGATGAAAACCAGCATCCAAGCATGGGTTGTAACATTAAGTGGAAATAG
- a CDS encoding ABC transporter permease translates to MIKIYKKDIKLFFSDKKAVLLTFLLPIVLITLFALAYGGMENSDRESKPILLPVCNLEDSDIAKTIIADLDSVKGLKMEIMKLEDARQKVIRGKRAAILIFHQGFEDSLNLGKTLPIELQYDQAREMEIGILQSVLISKLMGNIGKSGIQKKVNNYILDKYPDIQPEVLNTIMDDLENDFSGNENSKNENNFQTGMALKTTSLVGEKQESALGLIQAVAGTAIMMLLFSVAGLGAGLIEEKEAGTLKKLLYSPVNPSYILYGKMMTGLTVSILQLLIMFLFAFFAFGLNISIDIPSLILMILATAFACSSFGIFLASVSNSRQQVQSLSTIIILIMSAIGGSMMPLFIMPEIIKIAVVSVNYWGIQGFYDIFWRQLPFTTVLIKAGILFGIGLLMTIISVQLFRKNVLKLV, encoded by the coding sequence ATGATAAAAATATATAAAAAAGATATCAAGCTATTTTTTTCAGATAAAAAAGCTGTTCTTCTAACTTTTCTTCTGCCAATTGTTTTAATCACCTTATTTGCTTTAGCTTATGGCGGAATGGAAAATTCAGACCGAGAGTCGAAACCCATTTTATTACCGGTTTGCAATCTGGAAGATTCAGATATAGCAAAAACCATAATTGCAGATTTAGATTCTGTGAAAGGATTAAAAATGGAAATAATGAAACTTGAAGATGCCCGCCAAAAAGTTATTCGAGGAAAGCGAGCAGCTATTTTAATTTTCCACCAAGGATTCGAAGATTCCTTAAATTTAGGAAAAACTCTACCAATAGAACTGCAATACGACCAAGCCAGAGAAATGGAAATCGGGATACTACAATCTGTTTTGATTAGCAAACTTATGGGTAATATTGGAAAATCCGGTATTCAGAAAAAAGTAAATAACTATATTCTTGATAAATATCCTGACATTCAACCGGAAGTGTTAAATACCATAATGGACGATTTGGAAAACGATTTTTCGGGAAATGAAAACAGCAAAAACGAAAACAATTTCCAAACTGGAATGGCTCTGAAAACTACTTCTCTCGTAGGCGAAAAACAGGAAAGCGCCTTGGGTTTGATTCAAGCAGTTGCCGGAACTGCAATAATGATGCTACTTTTTAGTGTAGCCGGATTAGGTGCCGGACTGATAGAAGAAAAAGAAGCCGGAACTCTTAAAAAACTACTCTATTCTCCCGTAAATCCAAGCTACATTTTATACGGCAAAATGATGACCGGACTAACAGTTTCTATACTCCAACTTTTAATAATGTTCCTTTTTGCATTTTTTGCTTTTGGTCTAAATATTAGTATTGACATTCCATCTTTGATTTTAATGATACTGGCAACTGCATTTGCGTGTTCGAGTTTCGGGATATTTCTTGCCTCTGTTTCAAACTCTCGGCAGCAAGTTCAAAGCCTGTCAACCATAATTATCCTAATAATGTCGGCTATAGGAGGCAGCATGATGCCACTTTTTATTATGCCCGAAATCATAAAAATTGCAGTTGTAAGCGTAAATTATTGGGGCATTCAAGGATTTTACGATATTTTCTGGCGACAACTACCTTTTACAACAGTTCTCATTAAAGCCGGAATACTATTCGGAATCGGACTTCTTATGACCATAATATCAGTTCAGCTATTTCGAAAAAATGTTTTGAAGTTAGTTTGA